AAATACACTCATAGCTGAAATGAGCGCTAAATTacataacaataatatttattcattgaaaaatgaaacacaataaataaaagctaaGAAATTATGCATTTTgcgcaatattttcaaaaaagtttttttacatTACTTTCGGCATTTCTGCTGTTTTTCACACACGGCGTCACATACATGCGTGTGCATGCGTGTGTTTATGgtacaaacaaaaaacttaaacgCAAAACAGTAGCAGCCAaactaaacttaaaaatttttcatcaaataattcattatatttgttaatgataatatgtttatgtgtgtgtttcatttataaaatacaactattattagaaaaaaacgcTTAATATATAACATgctctatatatatgtatatataatgtgtacatatgtacgtatatgtatagttatgtatttaaaaatatgttttaacaaCTAAGTGCACGGCTCATAGCAGCGCATGCGTTTGAGTGCGCTTTCACGGCGCCACTGCACAATTGGTTTCGTTGACGTTCAGGCGCCTAAAAGTGCACCAACACATTGttaaatgtgtgtgcgtgtgtttgcaaCAAATTTCTTACGTTTCTTTGCTTATCACTAGCTTGAATTCATACTTCCATGCCTAACTCACTAAATTTTTATATCGAAAATAGTagtttatttctatatatacatacatatatgtatgtttgtttgtatatataggTATGTGTGTTAAAAATTTCTGCAATCATTTGCACGTGaaagcaaaacttaaaaaatcctTAAAGCCTaggcatttatacatatgtatgtatataaacataacgTTAGTTTGTAAGCCAACaagaacatttatatatatgcttCCATgtagttatatagtatatatataagtatgtttgcatgtgtggctcatatttaattatataacgcgccagacagcaacaacaaccgctTATATTGTTTTACATCCGCTCATTAACCATTACTTTTCACCGCATAACATTAGCACTTAAAAGCtaggttatatatatgtatatgtaaatatatatgtatttatataactgTGGCCTCTTTCGTTTAcatttaacaactttttttacataaaaacatgCTTTCTGCGTATTCCTTGTTATCAGTTATGCTCTACCAGCTGATAATCTTCTTTGTAACACAATTTTTCCGTAACCGCCGTAAATTCTTCACTTCATTCGCCGGTAAGCATTCACACTTCACTTTCACCGTTGTTTGTGTGCAACTGTTAACTCTTCTACTCCTCGGCTACAGTTGTCATTACAATATGCTTGCTTTCGTTTTTACTCTCCTCACTCTTCATCATATCGcctttcattttcacttttgaGCCTCCAATATTTATCCTTAATAGCTATTCACATCTTCGATTTTTCACTTCTCGTTTCTCACGCTTCTATGAGTGTTTTAGATCCTCGAGACCGCCGTTTGGTACGCCGCTCTTCACATTCTCCAGCACTTTGTTCACGAAGTCAGTGGTATCGCCAGCTATACGCAGACCAGCTGGAAGAGTGAAAGGGAACTATTTAGTATAACAACGAAAATATGGTAACGACCCTAAAATTAGTCAGTTAAGTAACTAATGATTCCAAGTTAAGTCTAGAAAGTAGTCACTATGATCTTTGCTTCAATTCGCACAACAGCCGGTTTTGCGTTGATCTAacctgttgttgttatttttgttgtaacgggtacctaatcccGATAGAAtagtaaggattagataagttgacatcgacgtcatccaacggtaggcccaggaaacgtgcatTTCGACGGGGTTGGACCATAGggagaagggtgtcagatgtTTGGGGTTAGCAGGACATGCAAAGAGGTGTCTATTGTCATGCGGGGGctcattgcacgcaggacatataTATGCCAGGATCTATTCTGGATAAATAAGactttaacctgctacagtatccagaacgaagctgcgcaagggtcactctcgtttctcgcggcaactcgagttCTTCGTCTACAATGGGTGTGGTTAGAcaccaagtacgccattcactgagagggagtcggtgaaggtgttggagccattaacacctgtgaatggcggtcagtgcatgtctgaagttagttgcgtccgaagtcttgTCGGCGTATTATTTTATGTAGTCaacgtagttgaggaaggacctcttcaTGCTCCTAAAAGACGGTGCtgctccaagcaggtgactgcagggatgGCGGAAGAGAGTAAGTTTGAAGAGGTAGCCGTTCCCATTTGATCTAACCTCGTTTGAATCGGTAAGAGTATTTTTTAAGAtctttgtttcaaaaatttttattattttacatatttataggttaggttaacACCGAAATTGAAGAACTGATTGAAGTATTAACTCAGgaagtcataaataaatttaaaattagtcAAGAtctcgaaatatgtatattataattgaTGTGAACCAAAATGACCTAAAACTATATAGAAACggataatttataaaaatttctcttCTCGCTCTTAAATGTAACATCTCGTAATATTCTTAACCACAATAACTTTCCCTGCCCTCAAAAAGTGTACTTTTCACAGTAGATCTTCCATATAACCGTACTCACTTTGTGCCGTTTTGTAGATCTGTTCGATTCGCTGATTAATCGCCTCGGTGTGCTCgacattattttgattttgatatttGAGCGCCAATGCTTGTTTCAATTCGAAAATGCCATTAATTAAACGTTCTGTAAACGAAAAATATTCGGAATAATTACTGTGAACTTGTGGCTTGAAGCTTGTCGAATACTTACTGTGTTCAATTTCCAGTCCAAAAAGTTTGATTTTGTTCGCCTCGTGCTGAGCCTTCTTTTTGAGCCGGCAAGCGCGCGAGGCCAACTTATTTTTCTCTTTGCGCGATTTCGGACGCACATTGAAGGGCAACTCGGACACGGGTGTCATGTCGTTGATGGTGCGACCCAACTTGTCCAGCTCCTTGCCGATGACGTGCAATTTGCGTGGATTCGGCGTAAGATCATTGCCATCACCCTTGCGCGCCTTGCCGCTGTGCtgtaaatatgtaagaaaaATGCCGTTAGTACGTGGAAACCCATTAGAGAACTATAGTTAATAGCAGCCTGCATTAGAACTGCTGCTGTGGTTCGATGACGCAATTGGTTGTATTTACTTTGAATACCTTGATACCACGCACGGAACAATTAGGGCTGAACACCGGATCGGTGGCCTCGTTCAAGACGTGCGGATCCTCCAGACGTGACTGGAATACAAGCCGTTTGCCCTTGGGCCCCTTAGCTTGCACATTGTACTGCCAAAAGTAGCGCTCTTTGCCTTTACCGCCTGACATGTGGCCGGAAATGGTGGTGCGCGAGTCGTCCTCATTATCAGAACCTGAGTGAGAAAcggaaaaaaagttaataaatgtgCTCTAAATTTCTAGCGCACACTGAACATACCATCGCTGGATAGGTCATCATAATTATCGCTGTTGTAGTCTGTCGACGCATCGTCATCATCGTCCTGCGAGAAATCAATACCATCCGGCGACAACACGCTGCCGGTGCTAAGCGACGAGAACGATTCAGCCTCGGCCAGCGAGCCAGTAGACAGCAAATGCTGTCGCGGTTCACGTCGCATCCAAATGTGTTCGAGTCCGAGATGTGTGGGCGCCGATGAGGACAGGCGCGATATGGATGTATCACTAGGATATTGGAACGATTTGCGTACCGAACCACCAGTGCTGCTGCCACCGCCAGTGGTGCTGCCGAAACCGCTACTACTGCCACCGCTACTGGGGCTGAGCGCATTACCAGAGAGCAGCAAGTGACTATTTCCCGGCACCGACTGGCCCAACAAACCGGCACTGCTGCCATTGACACGATCGGGCGACATGGAGAATCCCTTCTTCTGCAATTCCAACATGTTGCGCGACTTCACCTGCAAGCTTTGTGAGCGATTACCAtgcggcggtggtggtggcgtAATGGAATTCAACTGAAGTGGCGAATGCGAGGCCTGTTGGTGGAAaggaacaaaaaattattgaaatttaaatcgGCCTGTGTAACTTTCTAAATTTTGGACTCACCTGACTGCCCGGAGAGAATGAGTTCGAGCCCGAACTGCTTAActgatgttgctgctgctgcttattCGGTGTGCTATGGTAGATTTCATATGGACTAGACGAATTGTGGTGGTtatggtgtgtgtgtatggcgCCACCAGCACTGTTGCTGTGCTGTATacgtggttgttgttgttgctgctgcgactgctgctgttgatgttgctgctgctgctgctgagcCGTTTGCAGTTGTgtcaattgttgttgctgttgctgctgttgttgcttatgCATCTGCAACAACTCCATTGGTGGTGCACCACTAGGCGAGGCCTGTGGACTATTCAATTGCTGCAAATTGTTTGAGCTATTATTCTGTTGAGGCGATAGAATGAAGTCATTCTGTCCAGCACCGCTGTTCAAGAGCTCATCAAAATTATCGATCACATCGAGGAAGTGTTCATCGGGTATATCACCGAAACCGGCAGCCTGTATCTCAGCCTTATCTATGGGAAAAATATAGTCCTCCTCCAGTGTAAATGGTTCATGTTTGGTGATGATAGCATTGCTGATGTCACTCCACATCGCGCTCGAGTTGGGCGTGCCGGTGACATCGAACAGCAACGAATTGTTGCCATCATCACCGGAGCGTATGCTATCATTCAGACCCAGCAGCGTGCTGGCCGAGTCCACGGTACCAACGCTGCCAACTATGCTATTGCTGCCGCTGTTGCTGACCGGCGAGGCGTCGGCCGCATAAAAACCGTTGGACGTGATGCCGTGCAGTGGCGAAGCAGCGCCCAAGCTGACATCTTGCAGCAGCGTTGGCGACAACGAGGCAGCGTCCAGCGAGGCGACATCCAAACCGTAGTCGGAGAAATCGACAAAGAGACGAGGCTGTGAGTGCTGCAAcgattgttgttgcagctgatgttgttgttggtgctgttgctgttggttattttgttgttgttgttgtgcagacATCATGGAAGAGATTTGGTTGTGATTATGGCTATTGAGATGATGGGGATGATGCTGCAAGGGACTTGGGCTGGGATGATGATGCGAATCTCGTTCTTGCGTCCAGGGATTATGACTCTGATTTGGATTATTACTGCGCGGTATGCTTATGGCGTTGGTCAGCATCACATTACTGCTACCGCTGATGCTGCCGCCACCAACACTACTACCAACGCTGTTGCCGCCGATACTGGTGAATGTGTGCTGcgactgttgctgttgctgttggtgttgttggtCGTTTGGTGTGTTGGCGTTCGAATTTGTATTCGAAAGGTAATTGGAATTGGAATTGGGACTGGAGTTggaatttgtattgaaaacgGTATTCACATTCAGCTGCTGCAATGGGCTAAGTGCGGGCAGCGTCGATGTGCCGAAGAGTAGACTGGAAGTGTTGCTGTTGCTCAGCGCCAACGAGAAGATATCACACTTTAGTGGATTGCTGCTGTTGGACGAGGTGTCGAATAGATCGGTCGACATGGAAAATAATTGATTCTCGGTCATTTTACGACAAGTGCTGACACTGTTGCGGCAGCCGGTGCATAGATTGCGGTCACTAGGACGCtgcgctgctgctgttgctgctactgttgttgtAGTATTATTGCTGGTGCGTCGATTTGTAGCGACACACACTGCTACTCGGCT
The sequence above is drawn from the Bactrocera tryoni isolate S06 chromosome 1, CSIRO_BtryS06_freeze2, whole genome shotgun sequence genome and encodes:
- the LOC120779797 gene encoding protein CREBRF homolog, which codes for MTENQLFSMSTDLFDTSSNSSNPLKCDIFSLALSNSNTSSLLFGTSTLPALSPLQQLNVNTVFNTNSNSSPNSNSNYLSNTNSNANTPNDQQHQQQQQQSQHTFTSIGGNSVGSSVGGGSISGSSNVMLTNAISIPRSNNPNQSHNPWTQERDSHHHPSPSPLQHHPHHLNSHNHNQISSMMSAQQQQQNNQQQQHQQQHQLQQQSLQHSQPRLFVDFSDYGLDVASLDAASLSPTLLQDVSLGAASPLHGITSNGFYAADASPVSNSGSNSIVGSVGTVDSASTLLGLNDSIRSGDDGNNSLLFDVTGTPNSSAMWSDISNAIITKHEPFTLEEDYIFPIDKAEIQAAGFGDIPDEHFLDVIDNFDELLNSGAGQNDFILSPQQNNSSNNLQQLNSPQASPSGAPPMELLQMHKQQQQQQQQQLTQLQTAQQQQQQHQQQQSQQQQQQPRIQHSNSAGGAIHTHHNHHNSSSPYEIYHSTPNKQQQQHQLSSSGSNSFSPGSQASHSPLQLNSITPPPPPHGNRSQSLQVKSRNMLELQKKGFSMSPDRVNGSSAGLLGQSVPGNSHLLLSGNALSPSSGGSSSGFGSTTGGGSSTGGSVRKSFQYPSDTSISRLSSSAPTHLGLEHIWMRREPRQHLLSTGSLAEAESFSSLSTGSVLSPDGIDFSQDDDDDASTDYNSDNYDDLSSDGSDNEDDSRTTISGHMSGGKGKERYFWQYNVQAKGPKGKRLVFQSRLEDPHVLNEATDPVFSPNCSVRGIKVFKHSGKARKGDGNDLTPNPRKLHVIGKELDKLGRTINDMTPVSELPFNVRPKSRKEKNKLASRACRLKKKAQHEANKIKLFGLEIEHKRLINGIFELKQALALKYQNQNNVEHTEAINQRIEQIYKTAQTGLRIAGDTTDFVNKVLENVKSGVPNGGLEDLKHS